A genomic window from Brachyspira sp. SAP_772 includes:
- the deoD gene encoding purine-nucleoside phosphorylase yields the protein MATPHISANKGDIAETILLPGDPLRAKFIAENFLENVKQYNSVRNMFGYTGTYNGKRVSVQGTGMGMPSCSIYSYELIHFYDCKNLIRIGTAGALVDKLHIGDLVIGMGACTDSNYASQFELPGTYAPIASYNLLRRAVNKADEMKVNYHVGNILSSDVFYGANNATPKWSKMGVLAVEMEAAALYMNAAYAGVNALCIVTISDSLVTGEATTAEQREKTFTNMMEVALSLA from the coding sequence ATGGCTACACCACATATATCAGCAAATAAAGGAGATATTGCAGAAACTATTCTTCTTCCGGGGGACCCTCTTAGGGCTAAGTTTATAGCAGAGAATTTTTTGGAGAATGTAAAGCAATATAATAGTGTAAGAAATATGTTTGGCTATACTGGAACATATAATGGTAAAAGAGTTTCTGTTCAGGGTACTGGTATGGGAATGCCTTCTTGCAGTATTTATTCTTATGAGCTTATACATTTTTATGATTGTAAAAATTTAATACGTATTGGTACTGCTGGTGCTTTAGTTGATAAGCTTCATATTGGGGACTTGGTTATAGGAATGGGTGCTTGTACTGATTCTAATTATGCTTCACAGTTTGAACTTCCGGGCACTTATGCTCCTATTGCTAGTTATAATTTACTTAGAAGGGCTGTTAATAAAGCTGATGAGATGAAAGTAAATTATCATGTGGGTAATATTTTATCATCTGATGTATTTTATGGGGCTAACAACGCTACACCTAAATGGTCAAAAATGGGGGTATTAGCTGTAGAGATGGAAGCTGCTGCTTTATATATGAATGCTGCTTATGCTGGAGTAAATGCTCTTTGTATAGTTACTATATCAGATTCTTTAGTTACAGGAGAAGCCACAACAGCAGAACAAAGAGAGAAAACTTTTACTAATATGATGGAAGTGGCTTTATCGCTTGCTTGA
- a CDS encoding amidohydrolase — MKKLFYLSILFILIISLICISCASKKDNNLQVYYNGNIITMEGNTEETLYAKAIEVSNGIITKVAYTDEEANNLIKNKSVIDLKGKTLMPAFIDAHSHIISFAQALTTVDLSGCTNIAEIDSRLEDYIKNNKLTNGAWVIGFGYDNNLLPGKKNPTRDDLDKVSTNLAIFITHASGHVGSMNSKALEYFGVDENTPDIEGGVIERYPNSRKPTGYMEESAFMKYAREVDFKVSDEDMMNFVNQAENVYLSYGIATAQNSLIVNSDFPLIENMITNNRFKIDIIGYIDLKNAPNIFDEHKELIGKYSNRFKISGYKIFLDGSPQAKTAWLKEPYITGEKGYRGYPIHDYNTVKEYVRKSFDDKMQLQAHCNGDAAAEQYVDAISEVMTERGTTNNYRAVLVHSQIVKENEYKRMSEFNIIPSLFVAHIYYWGDTHIINLGMERASQISASKTALDNNLPFTYHQDTPVIKPNMIETISCALNRTTRDGVLLGENQKIDALNAFKAITINAAYQNGEEDIKGSLKEGKLADLVILSDDPLKIDAKDMNSIEVLETIKEGKTLYKK; from the coding sequence ATGAAGAAATTGTTTTATTTATCAATTTTGTTTATTTTAATTATTTCGCTTATTTGCATTTCTTGTGCAAGTAAAAAAGATAATAATTTACAAGTGTATTATAATGGCAATATTATAACTATGGAAGGAAACACAGAAGAGACTCTATATGCTAAGGCTATAGAAGTAAGTAACGGAATAATCACAAAAGTAGCATACACTGATGAAGAAGCAAATAATTTAATAAAAAATAAGTCAGTAATAGATTTAAAAGGTAAAACTTTAATGCCTGCTTTTATAGATGCTCATAGTCATATAATAAGTTTTGCTCAAGCTCTCACAACCGTAGATTTATCAGGCTGTACAAACATAGCAGAAATTGATTCAAGATTAGAAGATTATATAAAAAATAATAAACTTACAAACGGTGCTTGGGTTATAGGTTTTGGTTATGATAATAATTTACTTCCGGGCAAAAAAAATCCTACAAGGGATGATTTAGATAAAGTTTCTACAAACTTAGCTATATTTATTACGCATGCATCAGGTCACGTTGGAAGCATGAACTCTAAAGCATTAGAATATTTTGGTGTAGATGAAAATACTCCAGATATAGAAGGCGGAGTTATAGAAAGATATCCTAATAGCAGAAAGCCTACTGGTTATATGGAAGAGAGTGCTTTTATGAAATATGCTAGAGAGGTTGATTTTAAGGTTAGCGATGAAGATATGATGAACTTTGTTAATCAGGCAGAGAATGTTTATTTAAGTTATGGTATTGCAACTGCTCAAAACTCTTTAATAGTAAATAGTGATTTTCCTTTAATAGAGAATATGATAACAAATAATAGATTTAAAATAGATATAATAGGTTATATAGATTTGAAAAATGCTCCTAATATTTTTGATGAACACAAAGAGTTGATTGGTAAATACAGCAACAGATTTAAAATATCAGGCTACAAAATATTTTTAGACGGTTCTCCTCAGGCAAAAACTGCTTGGTTAAAAGAGCCTTATATAACAGGAGAGAAAGGTTATAGAGGATACCCTATACATGATTATAACACTGTAAAAGAATATGTAAGAAAATCTTTTGATGATAAAATGCAATTGCAGGCTCATTGTAATGGAGATGCCGCAGCTGAGCAATATGTTGATGCAATATCAGAGGTTATGACAGAGAGAGGCACTACAAACAATTATAGAGCCGTATTAGTTCATAGCCAAATTGTAAAAGAGAATGAATATAAAAGAATGAGTGAGTTTAATATAATACCTTCTTTATTTGTTGCTCATATATATTATTGGGGAGACACTCATATAATAAACTTAGGAATGGAGAGAGCTTCTCAAATAAGTGCAAGTAAAACTGCATTAGACAACAATTTGCCTTTTACATATCATCAAGATACACCAGTTATAAAACCTAATATGATAGAGACTATAAGCTGTGCTTTAAATAGAACTACAAGAGATGGTGTGTTGCTTGGAGAAAATCAGAAAATAGATGCTCTAAATGCTTTTAAGGCTATCACAATAAATGCTGCTTATCAAAATGGAGAAGAAGATATAAAGGGAAGCTTGAAAGAAGGTAAATTAGCAGATTTGGTAATACTTTCTGATGACCCATTAAAAATAGATGCTAAAGATATGAACAGTATAGAAGTTTTAGAGACAATAAAAGAAGGAAAAACTTTATATAAAAAATAA
- a CDS encoding dihydrofolate reductase, translating into MIVSLIAAVDSKNGIGLNGVMPWGHIKEDMQFFRSTTTGYAVVMGRVTFESLGSKPLPNRKNIVISSNKNELSNKYDNLFYESSFENAISKLLLEKHNQIFIIGGESIYKRAMDYADKIYLTHINKNYNCDRFFPEVDSKLFSSKILKNFIYDDVDVNIVEYTKDF; encoded by the coding sequence TTGATAGTTTCATTAATTGCTGCTGTTGATTCAAAAAATGGTATAGGCTTAAATGGTGTAATGCCTTGGGGGCACATTAAAGAGGATATGCAGTTTTTTAGAAGCACTACCACAGGATATGCTGTTGTTATGGGTAGAGTTACTTTTGAGTCTTTAGGTTCAAAGCCTCTTCCAAACCGAAAAAATATTGTTATATCATCTAATAAAAATGAGCTTTCAAATAAATATGATAACCTTTTTTATGAAAGTAGTTTTGAAAATGCTATTTCCAAATTATTATTAGAAAAGCATAATCAAATATTTATTATAGGAGGTGAGTCTATTTATAAAAGAGCAATGGATTATGCAGATAAAATATATCTTACTCATATAAATAAGAATTATAATTGCGACAGATTTTTTCCAGAGGTAGATAGCAAATTATTTTCTTCAAAGATATTAAAGAATTTTATTTATGATGATGTAGATGTTAATATTGTGGAATATACTAAAGATTTTTAA
- a CDS encoding aldehyde dehydrogenase family protein has product MYIEELRNKQREFFKSGATLEYSFRIEQLKKLKAMIIKNEANFINALNKDMAKLEFEAIGTELFIIIDEINLFIKKLKTWMKDKKVKRNFLTIDSKTIIMNKPYGVSLIISPWNYPLQLTFLPLIGAIAGGNTSIILPSQLTTNVYDAIYSAIKETFNEEYIAVVDKSFPAEYTTKIEYDKIFFTGSPRVGKIIMNNASNFLTSLTLELGGKSPVIVDDNIKNINKALKRIIWGKFINSGQTCVSPDYLLVNKNIKDKFLDAFNTEIKLFEDERKLNRIINKSHYERLKSYLNDGKILYGGEYDDEALSLSITLLEPDSLENNVMRDEIFGTIFPIIYYNTKEKARDIIYKICSHPLAMYVFSDDNNFIEYFLNNISFGGASVNDTISHILNNNAPFGGVSTSGIGEYHGYYSFECFTKKTTVLKKNYNFELNTKYPPYSKNIKALKFLFELFKK; this is encoded by the coding sequence ATGTACATAGAAGAGTTAAGAAATAAGCAAAGAGAGTTTTTTAAAAGCGGTGCTACTTTAGAATATTCTTTTAGAATAGAGCAGCTAAAAAAACTAAAAGCTATGATTATAAAAAATGAGGCTAATTTTATTAATGCACTCAATAAAGATATGGCTAAGCTTGAGTTTGAAGCTATTGGCACTGAGTTATTTATTATAATTGATGAGATAAATCTTTTTATAAAAAAATTAAAAACTTGGATGAAAGATAAAAAAGTTAAAAGAAATTTTCTCACAATAGATTCTAAAACAATTATAATGAATAAGCCTTATGGAGTATCGCTTATAATATCGCCTTGGAATTATCCTTTGCAATTAACTTTTCTTCCTCTTATAGGCGCTATTGCTGGAGGTAATACTTCTATAATACTTCCTTCGCAATTAACAACTAATGTTTATGATGCAATATATTCTGCTATAAAAGAAACATTTAATGAAGAGTATATTGCTGTTGTAGACAAATCTTTTCCTGCAGAATATACTACAAAAATAGAATATGATAAAATATTTTTTACAGGCTCTCCTAGGGTTGGAAAAATTATAATGAATAATGCTTCTAATTTTTTAACTTCTCTTACTTTAGAGCTTGGAGGAAAATCTCCTGTTATAGTTGATGATAATATAAAAAATATTAACAAGGCTTTAAAGAGAATAATATGGGGAAAGTTTATTAATTCTGGGCAAACTTGTGTGTCGCCTGATTATTTATTAGTAAACAAAAATATTAAAGATAAGTTTTTAGATGCATTCAACACAGAAATAAAATTATTTGAAGATGAGAGAAAATTAAACAGAATTATTAATAAAAGTCATTATGAGAGATTAAAAAGTTATTTAAATGATGGAAAAATATTATACGGCGGAGAATATGATGATGAAGCATTATCTCTTTCAATTACATTATTAGAGCCTGATAGTTTAGAAAATAATGTGATGAGAGATGAGATATTTGGGACTATTTTTCCTATAATTTATTACAACACCAAAGAAAAGGCAAGAGATATTATATATAAAATATGTTCTCACCCTTTGGCTATGTATGTTTTTTCTGATGATAATAATTTTATAGAATATTTTTTAAACAATATTTCTTTTGGTGGGGCATCTGTAAATGACACTATAAGCCATATATTAAATAACAATGCTCCTTTTGGTGGGGTTTCAACAAGCGGAATAGGAGAGTATCATGGTTATTATAGTTTTGAATGCTTTACAAAGAAAACTACAGTATTAAAAAAGAATTATAATTTTGAGCTTAACACCAAATATCCGCCTTATAGCAAAAATATAAAAGCGTTAAAGTTTTTGTTTGAGTTATTTAAAAAATAA
- a CDS encoding HAD-IIA family hydrolase gives MVSIISDMDGVIYRGNNLIDGAKDFINMLLEKNVSFLFLTNNAEQTPIDLKRKLESLGIDGLEDKHFFTAAQATAKFLKTQQENGSAYVIGTGGLVSELYNIGYSINDVNPDYVVVGKTSAFNYDMLKKAVSLINKGARFIGCNPDITDPAPDGELIPAVGPILAAIETATGKKPYIVGKPNPIMMSLAKNKINAHSENTVMIGDRMDTDILGGLGAGMRTCLVLSGVTQMEMLKEFPYKPNYIFNSVAEIDVEKL, from the coding sequence ATGGTTAGTATAATATCAGATATGGACGGAGTAATTTATAGAGGAAATAATTTAATAGATGGTGCTAAAGATTTTATTAATATGCTTTTAGAGAAAAATGTATCTTTTTTATTTTTAACAAATAATGCAGAACAAACACCAATTGATTTAAAAAGAAAATTAGAATCTCTTGGTATAGATGGCTTGGAAGATAAACATTTTTTTACAGCAGCACAGGCAACAGCAAAATTTCTAAAGACTCAGCAAGAAAATGGAAGTGCTTATGTTATAGGTACGGGCGGATTGGTGAGCGAGCTTTATAATATAGGATATAGTATAAATGATGTTAATCCTGATTATGTTGTAGTTGGTAAGACTAGTGCTTTTAATTATGATATGCTTAAAAAGGCTGTTTCGCTTATAAATAAAGGAGCAAGATTTATAGGTTGTAATCCAGATATAACAGATCCTGCTCCAGATGGAGAGCTTATACCTGCAGTAGGGCCTATACTTGCTGCTATAGAAACAGCTACAGGAAAAAAACCTTATATAGTTGGTAAGCCTAATCCTATTATGATGTCTCTTGCCAAAAATAAAATTAATGCACATAGTGAAAATACTGTTATGATAGGCGACAGAATGGATACTGATATACTTGGGGGGCTTGGTGCTGGAATGAGAACTTGTTTGGTATTGTCTGGAGTTACACAAATGGAAATGTTAAAAGAGTTTCCATATAAACCAAATTATATATTTAATTCTGTGGCAGAGATAGATGTTGAAAAACTTTGA